One window of the Halobacteriovorax sp. JY17 genome contains the following:
- a CDS encoding glycosyltransferase → MKILFVDIEYDYGIKSRGKNCIGQDGFKKTLENLGHEVIPFYYDKYLNNTKPLQEALLKKADQVKPDLIFFIIFRDHFEVSTLKNLKEKYTTVNWFGDDSWRFDNYTYKYAKSFSWCITTDKFSIPKYKKLGVENVFMSQWAAIDQNKLPEFTGYKYDATFVGAKHPYRKWFTDQLRKRGIDIQCFGFGWENGSLTSEQMNQMFIESKINLNLSNSNSFDLKYLLANPLNIAHTIKSKKSMSQMKARNFEINFFGGFQLTNYAPGIEDYYDIGREVACFSDLDEAEMLIKYYLSNDSLREKIKEVGHLKAKNEHGYINRLRDFFEELSR, encoded by the coding sequence ATGAAGATATTATTTGTAGATATTGAATATGATTATGGAATTAAGTCTCGTGGTAAGAACTGTATCGGGCAAGATGGTTTTAAGAAGACGTTAGAGAATCTTGGTCATGAAGTCATTCCTTTTTATTATGATAAATATCTTAATAATACGAAACCTCTACAGGAGGCTCTTTTAAAAAAAGCAGATCAGGTTAAACCTGATCTTATCTTTTTTATAATTTTCAGGGATCACTTTGAAGTAAGTACGTTAAAGAATTTAAAAGAAAAGTATACTACAGTTAATTGGTTTGGGGATGATTCTTGGCGTTTTGATAACTATACTTATAAGTATGCTAAGAGCTTTAGCTGGTGCATAACAACAGATAAGTTCTCGATACCAAAATATAAAAAGCTTGGAGTGGAGAATGTGTTTATGAGTCAATGGGCCGCTATTGATCAAAACAAACTACCTGAGTTCACTGGTTATAAGTATGATGCTACTTTTGTTGGAGCTAAGCATCCATATAGAAAATGGTTTACTGATCAATTGAGAAAGCGTGGCATAGATATTCAATGCTTTGGGTTTGGCTGGGAGAATGGTTCCTTGACTAGCGAGCAAATGAATCAGATGTTTATTGAATCCAAAATTAACTTAAATCTCTCTAATAGTAATAGTTTTGATCTTAAATATCTTTTAGCAAATCCTCTAAATATTGCTCATACTATAAAATCAAAAAAAAGCATGAGTCAGATGAAAGCAAGAAATTTTGAAATAAATTTCTTTGGAGGATTTCAATTAACTAATTATGCTCCAGGGATAGAAGACTATTACGATATAGGTCGAGAAGTCGCTTGTTTCAGCGATTTAGATGAGGCTGAAATGCTAATAAAGTACTACCTTTCTAATGATTCTTTAAGAGAGAAGATTAAAGAGGTTGGCCATTTGAAAGCAAAGAATGAGCATGGCTATATAAATAGATTGAGAGATTTTTTTGAGGAGCTTTCAAGGTGA
- a CDS encoding GDP-L-fucose synthase, with product MKLLITGGSGMVGRNLLENTKIQENEVLSPKSSELNLLDIDSVKSYLDKNKPDVIIHCAGRVGGIQANIKNPVSFLVENMDMGRNLVIAARDAKIKKLINLGSSCMYPREASNPLNEDLILKGELEPTNEGYALAKIVVARLCEYISKEDSSYQYKTIIPCNLFGSYDKFDPENSHMIPAVIRKIHEAKLNKESRVEIWGDGKARREFMLASELADFISFALENFEKVPNYLNVGLGYDYSINEYYEAIASIIGWNGEFFHNLDRPVGMKQKVVDIQRLTDLGWKSKVSLKLGVTKTYEFFMENYGN from the coding sequence ATGAAGCTTTTAATTACTGGTGGATCAGGAATGGTGGGTCGCAACCTTCTTGAAAATACCAAGATACAAGAAAATGAAGTTCTCTCTCCAAAGAGTTCCGAATTAAATCTATTAGATATTGATAGCGTTAAGAGTTATTTAGATAAGAATAAACCTGATGTTATTATTCATTGTGCAGGTAGAGTTGGTGGAATACAAGCTAACATAAAAAATCCCGTAAGCTTCTTGGTTGAAAATATGGATATGGGTAGAAATCTTGTCATTGCGGCAAGAGATGCGAAAATTAAGAAGTTGATTAACTTAGGTAGCTCTTGTATGTACCCTCGCGAAGCCTCTAATCCCCTGAATGAAGATCTTATTCTAAAGGGAGAGTTGGAGCCAACAAATGAAGGCTATGCATTAGCAAAAATAGTTGTAGCAAGATTATGTGAGTATATCAGTAAAGAAGATAGTAGTTATCAGTATAAAACAATTATTCCATGTAACCTATTTGGTAGCTACGATAAATTTGACCCTGAAAACTCTCATATGATTCCAGCGGTTATAAGAAAAATTCACGAAGCAAAATTAAATAAAGAGTCAAGAGTTGAGATATGGGGAGATGGAAAAGCCCGAAGAGAATTTATGTTGGCCTCTGAGCTCGCAGATTTTATCTCATTTGCATTAGAAAATTTTGAAAAAGTCCCAAATTATTTAAATGTAGGTTTAGGTTATGACTACTCTATAAATGAGTATTATGAGGCAATAGCAAGCATAATCGGTTGGAATGGTGAATTTTTTCATAACTTAGATAGGCCAGTTGGAATGAAGCAAAAAGTTGTAGATATACAGCGCCTCACAGATCTTGGATGGAAATCTAAGGTAAGTCTAAAGTTGGGCGTAACCAAAACATATGAGTTTTTTATGGAGAATTATGGAAACTGA
- a CDS encoding glycosyltransferase, whose translation MKRRVVQIVRSPVGGIRKHILSIIEGLGDEFEMFLITDISDADKRYFEDIERKSNKCLKVFNLKILDQPGFRDLLNIYKILQIVKLISPNVLHGHGAKGGLYARVVGFLLGVKVIYTAHGGSIHDMHGKIKNRIYSIVERILYKFTDLLVFESKYTMKQYSSKIGRETTDEKFCLNYNAIDFKENVLELQCREINPEKLIVIGAFGLLRFIKGHDLLIMAVSSLIEKGYKIQLNIFGSGEEEKSLLDLAKSCGMSDFFKIFREADSVNVEMSKCHIVVHPSRFESFGYVPLEALVNGATVVSSLEGGLFEVMDEGRSGFCVKDLSENTLSKQIEMAILNKSEREKKFNHAITYLSEMFSTTIFFKRLGEIYNDCKK comes from the coding sequence ATGAAAAGAAGGGTAGTTCAAATTGTTCGATCTCCTGTTGGGGGAATCAGAAAGCATATTCTTTCAATTATCGAAGGTCTAGGTGATGAATTTGAAATGTTCCTGATCACAGATATTTCGGATGCTGATAAGAGATATTTTGAAGATATAGAAAGAAAAAGTAATAAGTGTTTAAAAGTATTCAATTTAAAAATTCTGGATCAGCCTGGATTTAGAGATTTATTAAATATTTACAAAATATTGCAGATTGTTAAGCTGATTTCACCAAATGTCCTCCATGGCCATGGAGCTAAAGGAGGACTTTATGCGAGAGTGGTAGGTTTTCTTTTAGGGGTAAAGGTGATCTACACAGCTCACGGTGGATCTATTCATGATATGCATGGAAAAATAAAAAATAGAATTTATTCTATTGTCGAGAGAATTCTATATAAGTTTACAGATTTACTCGTTTTTGAGTCTAAGTATACGATGAAGCAATACTCTTCTAAAATTGGCCGAGAAACAACTGATGAGAAGTTTTGCTTAAACTATAATGCAATTGATTTTAAGGAAAATGTCTTAGAACTACAGTGTAGAGAGATTAATCCTGAGAAACTTATTGTTATTGGTGCATTTGGACTCTTACGCTTCATTAAAGGACATGACTTATTAATAATGGCAGTCTCTTCTTTAATAGAAAAAGGCTATAAGATTCAATTAAATATTTTTGGCTCGGGGGAGGAAGAGAAAAGCCTACTTGATCTCGCCAAGAGCTGTGGGATGTCTGATTTCTTTAAAATATTTAGAGAAGCAGATTCTGTTAATGTTGAAATGAGTAAATGTCACATCGTGGTCCATCCATCTAGATTCGAGTCCTTTGGCTACGTACCACTGGAAGCCCTTGTTAATGGTGCCACTGTTGTTAGTTCTCTTGAGGGGGGGCTTTTTGAAGTTATGGATGAAGGAAGATCTGGTTTTTGTGTAAAAGATTTAAGTGAGAATACGCTATCTAAGCAAATTGAAATGGCAATCTTAAACAAGTCAGAGAGAGAGAAGAAATTTAATCATGCTATTACTTACCTTTCAGAAATGTTTTCAACAACTATATTTTTTAAAAGGTTAGGAGAGATATATAATGATTGTAAAAAATAA
- a CDS encoding glycosyltransferase family 10: MKKATIVVSAPYMGNRLFDLGNKSLNRDDCLRAFFLLKEEFKLKGYDLSTQDVNSEIESEVVIYNEMPKDFSNVVKEKSYLLIFESDIIRPDNWDLRKHDQFKKIFTWNDDYVDNVKYFKMNFPNTFHYTNPEKCLREKFAALISGNKTSRHERELYSERLKTIHWFEKNHSYDFDYYGFGWDQYNFGSQVIGKILKKLGAYKFLPKRTTCSYKGLVDSKFETLRRYQFNICYENGYDITGYITEKIFDALFAGCIPIYWGAQNIRAFVPENCFIDRRVFSTNEALYLHLKSLKYESILKYQENILAYLKSEEAKFFSSEYFAKNLSKKILCLKS; this comes from the coding sequence GTGAAGAAGGCTACAATTGTTGTCTCCGCTCCCTATATGGGTAATAGACTTTTTGATTTAGGTAATAAATCTCTCAACAGAGACGACTGTCTAAGGGCCTTCTTTCTTTTAAAAGAAGAGTTTAAGCTAAAGGGTTATGACTTATCTACTCAGGATGTAAATTCAGAGATTGAGTCAGAAGTTGTCATTTATAATGAAATGCCAAAAGACTTTTCAAATGTAGTTAAAGAGAAGTCATATCTATTGATTTTTGAATCAGATATTATTAGACCAGATAATTGGGATCTAAGGAAGCACGATCAATTCAAGAAAATTTTCACCTGGAATGATGATTATGTAGATAATGTGAAGTATTTTAAAATGAATTTTCCTAATACATTTCATTATACTAATCCTGAGAAGTGCCTTAGAGAGAAGTTTGCTGCTCTCATATCAGGAAATAAAACATCTAGGCATGAAAGAGAGCTTTATTCTGAAAGATTAAAAACTATTCATTGGTTTGAGAAGAATCATTCTTATGATTTTGATTATTATGGATTTGGATGGGATCAGTATAATTTTGGTTCCCAAGTTATTGGTAAGATATTGAAAAAATTGGGAGCTTATAAGTTTTTACCAAAGAGAACAACTTGTTCATACAAAGGTCTAGTAGATAGTAAATTCGAAACCTTAAGAAGATATCAATTTAATATATGTTATGAGAATGGATACGATATAACAGGGTATATAACAGAGAAAATTTTTGATGCACTATTCGCGGGCTGTATTCCTATTTATTGGGGAGCTCAAAATATTAGAGCGTTTGTACCTGAAAACTGTTTTATTGATAGGCGAGTATTTTCAACAAACGAAGCTCTTTACTTACATCTTAAGAGTTTAAAGTATGAGTCGATTCTTAAGTATCAAGAAAATATTCTTGCTTATTTAAAGTCAGAAGAAGCAAAGTTCTTTTCTAGTGAGTACTTTGCAAAAAACTTGTCAAAAAAAATACTTTGTCTTAAAAGTTAG
- a CDS encoding glycosyltransferase, translating to MNKLVTVCVPTFNSEASIFDTLESISKQTYSNIRVIIFDNCSSDNTLTIAESFTKKIKNFEIRMSSENLGAEGNFTRCLQVADSDFTAIYHADDIYAENIVERQVQAFIDTPKLLAVSTHANEIDHSGKKIGERFLPEELRKSELTVLGFKELLELTLKYGNIVTCPSVMVKTSIYNQDIKTWNGSRYKSSADLDIWLRIAKLGCFAVINQPLIDYRVADISTSYRMKKNRVVRHDMFLVIDEYFDKAENERLSDFYDFLCLKDLALRVLNGSKERLSPLGVKYFRVALSSYWHSSFYLKILVIWIARILRLVK from the coding sequence ATGAATAAGCTAGTAACAGTTTGCGTCCCAACATTTAACTCAGAGGCTTCGATTTTCGATACTTTGGAATCGATCAGCAAGCAAACATACTCTAATATTAGAGTTATTATTTTTGATAATTGCTCATCTGATAATACTCTTACAATTGCTGAGAGTTTTACAAAGAAAATTAAAAATTTTGAAATACGAATGTCTTCTGAGAATTTAGGTGCAGAGGGAAATTTTACAAGATGTCTACAGGTTGCGGATTCTGATTTTACTGCGATTTATCACGCTGACGATATATACGCAGAAAATATAGTTGAGAGACAAGTACAGGCATTCATTGATACTCCGAAGCTTCTGGCCGTTAGTACTCATGCGAATGAAATTGATCATAGTGGAAAGAAAATAGGAGAAAGGTTTCTTCCTGAAGAATTAAGAAAGAGTGAGTTAACAGTCCTAGGGTTCAAGGAGCTTTTAGAGCTTACTTTAAAATATGGAAATATTGTTACTTGCCCCAGTGTTATGGTTAAAACTTCTATTTATAACCAAGATATTAAAACCTGGAATGGTTCAAGATATAAGAGTTCGGCTGACCTTGATATTTGGTTGCGAATTGCTAAGCTTGGGTGCTTCGCAGTTATAAATCAGCCTTTAATTGATTACCGTGTTGCAGATATAAGTACAAGTTATAGAATGAAGAAGAATAGAGTCGTGCGTCATGATATGTTTCTTGTTATTGATGAGTACTTTGACAAGGCTGAAAACGAGAGGCTTTCGGACTTTTATGACTTTCTGTGTCTGAAAGATCTTGCTCTTAGGGTTTTGAATGGATCAAAAGAGCGTTTGAGTCCTCTAGGGGTTAAATATTTTCGAGTAGCGCTGTCTAGTTATTGGCACAGTTCCTTTTATTTGAAGATTCTTGTTATTTGGATAGCGCGTATTCTAAGGTTAGTTAAATAG
- a CDS encoding glycosyltransferase family 2 protein — MSKKLISIVTPCYNEELNVAEVYKQVKEVTSKISNYEFEHIFIDNDSTDTTIAILREMARVNHDLKVIINERNFGHVRSPFYGMLQANGDAVILFVCDLQDPPALIKNFISSWENGNPLVVGVKTSSAESWIMYQLRTLYYNLLDKFSDVQQVKNFTGFGLYDRRVMNELRDVNDPYPYLRGLIAELGFKRDIIEYHQPVRKRGITKNNWFTLYDLAILGFVNHSKVPLRLATLIGGVTAALSFLAAIIYFVYKLIYWDKFPLGLAPITIGLFLISSIQLIFLGVIGEYIGVTLTNTKKRPLVIERERINF; from the coding sequence ATGAGTAAGAAGTTAATATCAATAGTTACACCATGCTATAACGAAGAATTGAATGTAGCTGAAGTATATAAGCAAGTTAAAGAAGTCACTTCAAAAATTTCTAACTATGAGTTTGAGCATATTTTTATCGATAACGACTCAACCGATACAACAATTGCAATTTTACGAGAAATGGCGAGAGTGAATCATGACTTAAAAGTTATTATTAACGAGCGAAACTTTGGCCATGTAAGATCCCCATTCTATGGAATGTTACAAGCAAATGGAGATGCTGTAATATTATTTGTTTGCGACCTTCAAGATCCTCCTGCATTAATTAAAAACTTTATCTCCTCGTGGGAAAATGGAAATCCTCTGGTTGTTGGAGTTAAGACTTCAAGCGCTGAAAGTTGGATCATGTACCAACTAAGAACACTCTACTATAATCTATTAGATAAGTTTTCAGATGTTCAACAAGTAAAAAACTTCACGGGCTTTGGTCTATATGATCGAAGAGTTATGAATGAACTACGCGATGTTAATGATCCTTATCCATATCTTAGAGGTCTAATTGCTGAACTTGGATTTAAGAGGGATATAATTGAATACCATCAACCAGTTCGTAAGAGAGGTATTACAAAAAATAATTGGTTTACACTTTATGACCTTGCTATTCTAGGCTTCGTAAATCATTCTAAAGTTCCCCTCAGGCTCGCGACCTTAATTGGCGGCGTAACCGCGGCACTAAGCTTTCTCGCGGCTATTATCTACTTTGTATATAAATTAATTTACTGGGATAAATTCCCCCTCGGTCTTGCCCCGATAACAATTGGTCTCTTCCTAATTTCTTCAATCCAACTTATTTTCCTTGGAGTTATTGGAGAATATATTGGAGTGACTCTAACCAATACTAAGAAAAGACCTCTTGTTATAGAAAGGGAGAGAATTAACTTTTAA
- the gmd gene encoding GDP-mannose 4,6-dehydratase, which yields MSKIALITGVTGQDGAYLSEFLLKKGYTVHGIKRRSSQFNTDRVDHIFEDVHSESSKFHLHYGDMTDSMNITRIIQETQPDEIYNLAAMSHVQVSFETPEYTANTDALGPLRILEAVRLLGMTKKTKIYQASTSELYGLVQEVPQRETTPFYPRSPYGVAKLYGYWITVNYREAYEMFACNGILFNHESPIRGETFVTRKITRAAAKIALGLDKKLYMGNLDAKRDWGHAKDYIEGMYLMLQQDTPEDFVLATGITTTIRDFIHKAFGELGIELEFEGSGVEEVGKVRKCTGDFKLEVGAEVVHVDPRYFRPTEVELLIGDPTKAQKKLGWKPKYDLDSLVKEMVQSDLKLMQKDRYLQEGGYEIKRYFE from the coding sequence ATGAGTAAAATAGCGTTGATTACAGGTGTCACAGGACAAGATGGCGCCTACCTTTCAGAATTTCTATTGAAAAAAGGTTACACAGTTCACGGAATTAAGAGAAGAAGTTCTCAGTTTAATACTGATAGAGTTGATCATATCTTTGAAGACGTTCACTCTGAAAGTTCGAAGTTTCACTTGCACTATGGTGATATGACGGACTCAATGAATATTACTAGAATTATTCAAGAAACTCAGCCTGATGAAATTTATAATTTAGCGGCGATGTCTCATGTTCAAGTTTCTTTTGAAACACCTGAGTATACAGCAAATACGGATGCTCTAGGACCTTTGAGGATTCTTGAGGCTGTACGACTTTTGGGAATGACAAAGAAGACTAAAATTTATCAAGCCAGTACTTCTGAATTATATGGACTTGTTCAAGAGGTTCCTCAGAGAGAAACGACACCCTTCTATCCAAGGTCTCCATATGGAGTCGCAAAACTTTATGGCTATTGGATAACAGTAAACTATAGGGAGGCCTATGAGATGTTTGCTTGTAATGGAATTCTCTTTAACCATGAGAGTCCAATTCGTGGAGAGACATTTGTAACGAGAAAGATTACAAGGGCCGCTGCCAAAATAGCACTTGGCTTGGACAAGAAATTATATATGGGTAATCTAGATGCAAAGAGAGATTGGGGACATGCAAAAGATTATATCGAAGGTATGTATTTGATGCTTCAACAAGATACTCCAGAGGATTTTGTTCTTGCCACAGGTATCACTACGACAATTCGAGACTTTATCCACAAGGCTTTTGGGGAGCTTGGAATTGAACTTGAGTTTGAAGGATCAGGTGTGGAAGAAGTTGGTAAGGTGAGGAAATGTACAGGTGATTTTAAATTAGAAGTTGGAGCCGAGGTTGTGCACGTTGACCCTAGATACTTTAGACCAACTGAAGTTGAACTTCTTATAGGAGATCCTACAAAGGCCCAGAAAAAGCTTGGTTGGAAGCCAAAGTACGATCTAGATTCTCTCGTAAAAGAGATGGTTCAGAGTGATTTAAAATTGATGCAAAAAGATCGCTACCTTCAAGAGGGTGGTTATGAAATAAAAAGATATTTTGAGTAA
- a CDS encoding transketolase, whose translation MSKLDLSPNTLRKNVINLSKDSKSGHLGCALSLIEIISALYDGELNYNQENPRDENRDILALSKGHGVMAIYAAFYQLGWINDNQVDNYLKDGTELFGLSEDHISGIEISGGSLGHGLPVATGMAYGFQRRNSKRRVFCIVGDGELNEGSMWEAILFAGHHKLDNLCVIVDANKYQAMGLTEDIIDLNSLEDKFNSFGFDSFSVDGHSLDEIRNSFKKVNDSKRPTVIIANTIKGAGISYMENENIWHYKKMTKEEETLAIKDLSSKEVK comes from the coding sequence ATGTCTAAATTAGATTTATCCCCCAATACTCTTAGAAAGAATGTCATTAATCTCTCAAAAGACTCAAAGTCTGGACACTTGGGCTGTGCACTTTCACTTATTGAAATCATCAGTGCCCTCTATGATGGGGAGCTTAATTATAATCAAGAAAATCCTCGAGATGAAAATAGAGATATCCTCGCTCTTTCTAAAGGCCATGGAGTCATGGCAATCTATGCAGCTTTTTATCAGCTTGGATGGATCAATGATAATCAAGTAGATAATTATTTAAAAGATGGAACCGAACTCTTTGGTTTATCTGAAGATCATATTTCTGGTATAGAAATTTCAGGTGGAAGTCTTGGTCATGGCCTGCCTGTGGCAACTGGGATGGCATACGGATTTCAAAGAAGAAATTCTAAGAGAAGAGTTTTCTGTATTGTTGGAGACGGAGAACTAAACGAAGGAAGTATGTGGGAGGCCATTTTATTTGCAGGACATCACAAACTAGATAACCTCTGTGTCATTGTTGACGCAAATAAATATCAAGCGATGGGTCTTACTGAAGATATTATTGACTTAAATTCTCTTGAAGATAAATTCAACTCATTTGGTTTTGACTCCTTCTCAGTTGATGGACATTCTCTGGATGAAATAAGAAATAGTTTCAAAAAAGTTAACGACTCAAAAAGACCTACAGTTATTATCGCCAATACAATTAAAGGTGCCGGAATTTCTTATATGGAAAATGAAAATATTTGGCATTACAAGAAAATGACCAAAGAAGAAGAGACTCTTGCAATTAAAGATCTCTCTTCAAAGGAAGTTAAATAA
- a CDS encoding DegT/DnrJ/EryC1/StrS family aminotransferase, protein METENSFPLALSSWDHEEIDAINAVIKSDRYSMGQYVEQFEEDFSKYIGAKYCVMVNSGSTSNLIAIASLFYRKENPLKKGDEVIVPAVSWSTTYTPLQQYGLKVKFVDIDKDTLNYDLDALSTAISDNTKLIVAVNLLGNSNDFDRINEIIANKDIIIYEDNCESLGAKFNGKMAGTFGLLGGYSTFFSHHMSTMEGGLITTDDEELYHIMLSLRSHGWTRHLPKENLVTGTKSDNPFEESFKFVLPGYNVRPVEMSGAIGIAQLKKLPKFIEERRENANYFKEQFSSSKYFHIQAEVGESSWFGFALTLKDDTPFERSELIAFLEKNKIECRPVVTGNFTKNEVIKYFDYEIHGELKNADRVDTKSFFVGNHHVDMKKAIDLLQAKVEEFVNLKL, encoded by the coding sequence ATGGAAACTGAAAATAGCTTCCCGCTGGCACTGTCGAGCTGGGATCATGAAGAAATTGACGCCATTAATGCAGTTATTAAGTCTGATAGATATAGCATGGGTCAATATGTTGAGCAATTTGAAGAAGATTTTTCAAAGTATATTGGAGCTAAATATTGCGTGATGGTTAATTCTGGATCGACGTCAAATTTAATTGCAATTGCAAGTTTATTTTATAGAAAAGAGAATCCACTGAAAAAAGGGGATGAAGTTATTGTTCCTGCCGTTTCATGGTCGACAACTTATACTCCTTTGCAACAGTACGGTCTAAAGGTTAAATTTGTAGATATTGATAAAGACACACTTAATTACGATTTAGATGCATTAAGCACTGCTATAAGTGACAATACTAAATTAATTGTCGCTGTTAATTTACTCGGAAACTCAAATGATTTCGATAGAATTAATGAAATCATTGCTAATAAAGACATTATTATTTACGAAGATAACTGTGAATCATTAGGGGCAAAGTTTAATGGTAAAATGGCCGGAACTTTTGGATTACTAGGTGGATACTCGACATTTTTTAGTCATCATATGTCTACTATGGAAGGTGGTTTAATAACTACTGATGATGAAGAACTCTATCATATTATGCTGTCTCTTAGATCACATGGTTGGACGAGACATTTGCCAAAGGAAAATTTAGTAACAGGAACGAAATCAGATAACCCATTTGAGGAATCATTTAAATTTGTTCTACCTGGTTATAATGTAAGGCCAGTCGAAATGAGTGGTGCTATTGGAATTGCTCAGCTCAAAAAATTGCCAAAATTTATTGAAGAACGCAGAGAGAATGCTAATTACTTTAAAGAGCAGTTTTCAAGTTCGAAGTATTTTCATATTCAAGCTGAAGTCGGGGAGTCCAGTTGGTTTGGATTTGCTCTTACACTTAAGGATGATACTCCTTTTGAGAGAAGTGAATTAATAGCATTTCTTGAGAAGAATAAAATAGAGTGTCGTCCAGTTGTAACGGGGAACTTTACAAAGAATGAGGTAATTAAATATTTTGATTACGAAATTCATGGTGAATTAAAGAATGCTGATAGAGTAGATACAAAAAGCTTCTTTGTTGGAAATCATCATGTTGACATGAAAAAAGCAATTGATCTACTACAAGCGAAAGTAGAAGAATTTGTAAATTTAAAGTTATAA